The genomic interval GTCTTTAAGGCTTCACCTCCCCCTTGCTTTCATTGATAAAATACAAAGAAGCGCTTGTTCAAGCTATACTTCATGACTACTGTGTACTGCATGTACAAtatcatttgaagaaaaatactgaCAATGTAGAACACCACGATACAATCATCTTGCATGATCCATTCTTTTGGCACTTTTCCTTCATTTGTTTACTGTTGTCTGTTCTGACTCCAAAAATGAATCTTAATACATCTTTTCCCATGTAGGAAGCTCCAGAGAGTCAAAGTTGCTTTTCGGAGTCAGATGGCATCTTTGGCAGATACAGTCATTCTGTTAttaaacaaccccccccccccccaaccccttctgGTCACCAGGAAGTGCTACAAGCAGTGCAATCTCTTGACCTGTTTTTTTCTCCCGAGAGGGCATGAAGGTGAGAGGCAGCTTCACATTTTGGAAGGATGTGTACATGCCTGCACTGTCCACAATCTGCGGGGACGGCTTTAATCCCAGAGACAACACGgctgcagaaaggaggaggattaGGAACTATTTTCGAATATACGTAAATAAATACTTGATTTCGGTTTAGGGCCTCTGCAGATCCTGTGCTGCATCCACTGTTCAGCAAGAGGTATTTTACTTCTCGGATGACATTATTTGTGACAAAGGAAGCGTAACACCTGACCTTTAAATGCGAGAGGCTGGGAACTTCTGCTCTTTTACGTGAAATTATATACAATTATTTTTTGTGTAAGTTTacacaaaattaataaaattattcatCATAGCTTAAAAATCACCTCAAGCCCCTGGCCTCATACTGACTTGAGCAGATTTCAGCCTAGCCCCAGTCCCGCTCTCGCTAGCTCGGGAAGAAGGTGAGATGGCCTACGCTAGCCGGCAGGAAAACGGCAGCTGCCTGTGTTTTTCCTCAGTCTGGAAGCGACCAGATGGGGCGGGTAACGCAGAAATAcagccagcagttttcttcaaagGCTAAAAGCAGTGGGCTAAAAACCCGCGCGGTAATCTGTGGACATCCAAACCTCTTGAGAAAAGATCAATCCAACCCTGATACATTACTGAAAGCTGCTACTGCATGTCAGCGGTAACGTCTTACCGAAAAGGGACAGACTTCAGAGCACCATAACTATTCCACGTTAtgattaaaaaaccccaaaacaacaaaaaaaaccccccaaccctccccaaaaaccaAAGGCCTCCTTAAATACTGATGCAACAAGACTGTACACGACGCACCCTCTTTTGCTGGGACCTGAGCGGCGCCTGCGGAGCCGATGGGAAGCTTGCGCTCTGCTTCGCCGGGAGCAGGCCGCTGAGCAAAGCCGAGGTTCGTAAAGCTGGGGAGCGCGAGCAGCACGGACGCGCTGCTGCGGGGAACGGACGTGCCAGCGCGGCTCTTTTCTGTTAAGCTTTTTTGGCTTGAGACAAGTTCCAGCTTAGGCAGTGCCTCCTGCACTTCCGCTGAGACTCagatttaaaaaagaggaaattaacacacacaaaactaaaatatttaggcaatcttaaaataaagaaaagatctTTAAGACGACACTGGCCTGCCGTGCTGGACTCCAAAATCTATTCTACGAGAGAGAAAAAGGATACATTCAGCATGTAAAACCCACGTAAATCTAGTTTTTGTTTTATACACTTGCTTAGAGAACGTCCGGCAGCCCAAGCCTGGAGGAAACCAGCACGAGCGCAGCGAGAAAGAAGGAAACTGTTTCGGGAAGTCTCATTCAGGCTCGAGGGATTAACCCTGGGCAAGGGCAAGGGAGAAGGGGATCTGTAAAAATCATAGTAAATCTAGATGCACTTGGAAAGTGCAAGCTTTAGTTCAAAacttagggggggaaaaaaaaaatcacagcagctcaGGGTAAAAGCTGTGCGTTTCCATCCTTAGCTTATTCTTTAGAGCCGTGGCAGAGGGCAAATTCAAACCGATGCTATTTATCTCTGCGCCACCCTTCTGGGGTGCGATCAAGGCTACAATCACTCAGTTTCCTTCCAATTCGGCGCTGGTGTACGTGAGCACAATTCGGTTTGAGGCAAAAGAATTGCGCCGGCTTCAATCAGCAATTAACGAGGCTGCACCTAACGAGGCTGCAGTGCGTAAGAGGGCAGAGCTCCACCTCCGAGGAGGGTACAGCAAGACATCACCCACGAGCCCCAACAGGTAGGCCGAGCAGGCCAGGTCTAGCCGAGGGTGGAAACCTGGCATGGGGTACGATTTTAAACATCCAGTAGTTGATGTGTtaaggagatatatatatattacggAATCATTGCTATAAGATTTCTCACAACGAAAGTGTCAATCTGTTGAaatatagtatttaaaatatataaattttatccattaaaatataagatttcttttaaaaaaacaatccaGTTCAATCGGTAAAAAGCTCCAGGGTCCTTGCAGTTACACAAGTatgccaaaagagaaaaaataaaaccgGTTCCCATTTTTTTTACCATTTAAGATGGAGGGAGAAATTCTGCCCTTTTCCAAGTTTTTTCCCAACAGAAGCATCCAGGAGGAAATGGGGGCACTGACAATTCTCTTGGATCCGTCCCATGTGTGTAACGTGATAGCCGACTTTCCCTTCGTGCCATGGGCCAGCGGCAAGTTTAACCGGCTGCACAGCAGCGTGCTTCGGGTAGGTCTTGAAAATACCACTTGTCCTCTGGTGCATGGGTCAGCACGACAGCAACAGCGCAGAGAGCCCCGGAAGAAGGTCCCCGCGGACGCCGAGGATCCCCAGTGAATACACCGCAAGGCAGCAGTCGAGTATGAAGCTGAGCTGTGTTTTTTTGAGCTTAATGACTGATAATAATCAAGGAAATTCTTTCACCGCTAATGGATGGTGGAGAGAGGTATCaggtagaaagagaaaagaataaacgTCCTCTCTGAAGGAATACTGGTTATGGGATTGGGCATTTAATTCTCCTGTTCCCTTATTCCCTGAAATTGGTCCGAGGAAGAACAATCACCATACTCTGTCGTGATGTAAGCGGACAATTACTCAGCTCAAACCGTCAGGCTAGCTGGAACATTAGCGTTATTTAGGTAAGAGCCGTGTCACGGTCGAGACACGAAGAGGCCCGAGGGATTCTGACACGTGGTGGCACAGCCCGCGCTGCCGGCCACGTCTGGGAGACAACGCGCGCTCCACCAAGTCAGGAACCTCAACTCCGGCAGATCCGGCTCTCCCTGCCCAGGCTCCGAGCTGGCTGGACACCAACCCGGACGCCGGGTGGCTGGCAAACGCTGTGCCTGACCTAACACGTTCTGCCCTAAAGTGGAAATTCTTAGCGCAGTGCTCACCTGAGCTTTCTTAGCAGTATGAATTCCTGCCTGCAGATGGCTAACTCGGAGCACGGACCGGGCAGGCTTGCATCTTGTGTACGTGTACCCACAGGCCGGGAGGGCTGGGCTCTCATCCCAACTCTACCGCAAACTCACAAAGTGCCTGGGAAAGGACGATGATGCGTCAAATAACTCAGGATGCCTGTTAGTGCCACCGTCGAACACGTAAGGACAAGCTTTACCTGTGTCGAGAGCTCTCAGCTATCTCAACTAGTGGGAGCCTGCAGGATACGTGTCAGTACGGACAACTTCCTCTATATCTAGGAGAAGTTATAGAGAAAGCTGCATTTGTTCCACGTGTCTCAGAGCCCGAGAGAATGGCTTCCAGCTGTTCAGCCCAAGCTTTCCACTCTATTATTAACGTAAATGTACAAGTTGTCATAAGGCTTTTCAGTAAAATCCTGATTTTACAGCTTCCCTCACTGCATTTGGCCATCTACATAAAGCAACCTTCGATCTGTACCGCTGGTACAGACAGTGAGATACATTCAGGTACAGGTACCTGGAGGATATATGTGGTACTTCCTAGCAGAAATATGAATCATAGCCTCCTTCCCAAACAGTCCCGTTGTTATAAGTTTAGGCCAAGTCAGCTCATTCTCTCTGACATAAGTAACAGGCCAACCACCACAGCTAGCTGCAGCATAAGGGAGATAATGAGACAGACAGAGGGGAGAACAGTTTCTCGAATAGAAACAGCCTAGCTTGCTCTCCATCAGTAGAGCTCTGATTTCTCTTGGCATATCGCAAATGGCAAAACAACGAACAGATGAGGTCCCTACCCAGTACTTCATATACTGCTAATACCACACCCTTAGCTAGGGGAACCCAAATGTCATCAACTGCGTTTACATGCATTGCAGTGTATTCACGGTGAGGACTGACACTTCTTTCGGACCGATGGACCAGAGAggttgggggattttttttctctttttcttttttttgaactctgaaaGGACTCTGGCTTCTCTCTGAACTGGACCTACAAATGTCTtaccaccaaaaagaaaaacaattgtgTGGGTGGAAGTATgacaaaaaatagttttcctatAAGATAATCTGATAAACCTCATTGTCCTCTAGAAAGGCAACATTGTCCATCAGTGCTACTTAGCACCCAGAGTGCTCTTTGAGCGCAGGAGATACCGATCTACTCTAACTTTCCGCCTATCCACTGTCCTATTCTCACTGTCAAAAATTCGCTGCAGGTGTAAGGCCAGCCTCCgatcttcctcttcctgctgaagCTTCTGTTCCATCTCCCTCACCAGGCGATCATCCGGAGGCAAACCCATCTCCCCCGCCGCGTGCCTCAGTCTTTTGACAGAACCATTGTGTTCCAAGTGCTTTGTTTTGCAGCGTCTCTTTCGTCCCCGTCTCAGCGAAGGGGGCTGTTCGCCAATGATGTTTTCAACAGAATTGCAGGTACTGTTCTGTACGTTGATCAATTCGCTGTTGTTCAggtatttcagctgcttttttcccGATGTCTTGACCGGAACTCCTAGCGTGCTGTTGTCAGGCAGTGACGCATTGACTCCAATTATTCTTCTGCTCAGCATTTTTGGGCCAATGCTAAGACAGGATTTGTCCATGTACGCATTCACTTTTATGTCAGGAACTTCTGACACTCGTGTGTTTAGGGAGGTTCCATTTGATCTTGCATCTGGTTCAGCAGAGCTATCGTCTGTGGTTAAGGCTTGTGAATCTCTGTTTTTCTCACTCCCTCTTCCTGACTTCATTTCACTGATAGAAGGAAAGAAATCTAGCTCTGGGCGAGGGTCTCCTGTTGTGTCAGGTGGAATGTGATCATCCTGTATTTGTAGTTGCTCTTTATTGCAACTACTGGAGTTGGTGATGTCAGGAACTATAACATCTTCCCCAGGCTCTGAAGCCAAGGATGTAAGAGTTGCTTTAGAGAGGGTCTTTTTGATCTGGCGCTCCTGAAATATTTGCTCCCATTTTTTCAGTATTCTAGGACTGGCTTCATAGGTGGTTGGCTTCTGCAGGCTTCGGTTGAGGTTTCTCGGAGTGGACTTTATAATGAGAGGACTCAGGACTCTGCCATCAGGAAGCCTCTTTGGAGGAGTACACGGGGAGCAGACAATTGGCTTAAAGTGATTGAGCTCTTCTGAGATGCTGTCATTGCTCTCGGGGCTGATGGATCGCTCTGGCTTGTGCAGGGCGGAGAAGGATGAAACGGGGTTGAGAACGAGGCGCTTCTCTGCTGTCAGATCTGGGGCGGAGAGGCAGCGATTGTTTTGGGTAGATGACAAAACTCCAACCAAAGGTGTCGACGCGCTGGTCAAAGGTGGAACCTGAAAGACAAGGCATCACGGCTCAGAATGGTTGTCATTGCGGAAAGATGGACCACAAGAATATAGACAAGTTATGCAAGAGAACGGGAAATTCGATAGCTCTCAAACAATTATAGGTATCAATGGCTTTTAGCTTTCTGGGCAATTGTACCTGTTTCTCAGATCATAATGTCTGCCATACCAGCCAGCAGCCCCAGCCACCTTCTTCCTCTTAAGCAAGCAACGTTCTCATCCCACCACTTTAATAATGAGCACAAAGTCCAGTCTCTGCCTTAGGCCCTGTGGTCATGTCTGCCATCCGCTCAACTGTGGCATACGGCTAGcgcgcccagctcctgcagcaaatCAAAGGGGTGAGAAAGCTCTTTGGAACAGCCGTAGCAGCCTCTGCTGGTTACAGCACATTTCATGGCTGATGACTAAGCTAACCAGGGTACCCTAGAGTCTAGCAAAGTCTGAGTCTCAAGTGTATTTTAGCGTAATAGTTGTTCTTTGGGTAGGGCAAGCGGCAAAAAGCTTGAAGTGACGCAAGAAAATGAGGGGCTGGCAACCACTGCAGTAGCCAGGCTGAAGGAAGACACGTAATACCAAGGCATGCTCTTCGAGGGATATTATTTCCAAAGGATTTTCTGCTTCCTACCAAGCCATaggagagaaagaataaagacTTGGCCCAGGTTTAACATACTCAGTGGACGCTCAGTGCAAAACGTGATGAGAAAAGATGTTTATGCGACAGAGGCAGATCAGTGGAACGACTTCTGCACGCATTCCCAGAACACCCCACAGCCACCACCCTGGAAACTGTCTGAGATAGCCTGTAGCAGTCCTTAAGAGTAGCCTTTCTTGTCATCTTCAAAACCATCCCCTAACACTGTTACATTTTGGAGCGTGGAGGAATGCAACCACAAATAAGGCAGAAGTAAAAGCTGCACACGCACAAATGCAAGTGACATTATTTGTCTCTAAGATAAAGCAATTTTATCCGGCAGCTAGTCTGAGACAATGGCAGCCTTTCTCTTCTCACCCCAAAGCACAGTTGTTTCCACAAGCTTATTTTTTGGGGTCAAATCAAGTTTGTGGAACACCCTCTTAGTGCAGCTCTTAATTGGCCAAGTCCCTAAACcatctgcatttaaaaaacaaaaccaaaaacctcctGAGGAGGGCAGGTTAGTCATAGCTCCCTTGCTTTGAACTCAATCCCGTTCCTATCAGCTGAGATAGGGAGTGGGCTAAGCTGTTAAAAACACACTCTTTAATGATGAACCACGCCCGTGACCTCTCAGATATCTAGCTTGGTGATCACTGGGGTCCACTTAGTATGCCCAACAGGGATTTTACCATTTTCCAAGCAAAATCTCCAAACAAAACTGCCTTTCAAAGGATTCAAGAAGCTTTCGTTACTTATGGGGTCTCTAGAACTGAACCCTCCTCTCCTCAATCTGtgatgaaactgaaataaaaaaggagggaTGTCAGCACTAGGAGGTGGAATGTCCTAGCAAGCCGCAGAGCTGTCCAGTCTGAGAGAAGTGAAAGCCTTCATGATTTATTGAGGATTGCAGGTTGGACAGGAAAACgtaaaggaaaatggaaacacCCCTTTCAGCCCTTGAGGTACAGgtgaggtctcccaggtggggtaagacagctggagggagcagggtCTGGTACAGGGGCCTAGAGAGCGACTGCGGGGGGCCCCGCTGCATGCAGGAAGGCTCCACAGAGggcagaaggaggagaggagaagaactAATGGGTCCATAGGTCTCACGGGCAGGCCCTGCATTTGAAGCATGCCGTATCCCCACATCTCCTACCTTGAGCGGGCTGGGTCTTTTGATGTGGCACCTGCAGGTGACACCCAGGACCTGGTGGCCCTGGCTAAGCTTCACTGCCTGAATCCGCTGGGACCGCTTGCTGAGCGAGGACCCACGCTGGGCTGCCCACGCCAGGCTGCACTCAACACCCTtgggaaagctgctgctgccagccaccaGGATCCCACAGGCCAGAGCGGCACGTtagaaaggaggcagaaaatgGCCCAGGAGACAGAGGTTAGTGAAAGAactagaggcagagagagagcgAGTGCATAAAATTTGCTTCTGCTGGCAAGCGTCCCAATGGTGCTGCCAGATACAGTCCAAAGACGTCTGCAAAGGTCACCTCCAAATGAGTGGAACGTAGCCAGCAATTACTGCCCAAAAATATTCTGGGTCAGATTTTCAGTGGTGCTTCATAATCACAACTCATTTTGAAGCCAGTGGTAAGCGGAAAAGTCAGGCCTCTTGCTCCATGTAATGAATACTGTTAATTCATTTGGCCTACTGGATCTGAGGGGAAGCAAGACCAGGCCAACTCTTCCTGTTGGAGAGCGCagtgaaagagcaaaagaaagtttACTAAGACCAGGAGAAGAATGAGTTTTGCTCTGTTtaaacagttttgaaaagaacAGGGGAGAAAGGGATGAgggacagtattttttttaaacttccgaAAGATTTTTCTCTAATCTACTGAGGACTCagccttgaaaagaaaatgaattacgAAATAAAGGAATGAAGAGTTCCCTTCCAATTTCCAATTATCCTACAGTGCTAACAAACAACTCTGTAAGTTGCCTACTTTTCTGCTCAGTAATTTCTAACCTAGCAGGTTTCGAATGTGAGTTGCGAGGACGTGATTGGCCCCCACGGCCTTAACACAGCACTAGTAACCGCACAAAACCAGTATTTTGTATTTCCAGATTACTGGCACTGTGTGACCTCAGATATCTATTATACATAAAACCCCTTCCCCACCATGCTATACGTTTTCAGAAACAGACAGTACCTTTGTTTTGCTGGCTGGGGCTGACCGCTGCCTGCTCTTTGATCTCTCCTGAATGGTGTCATTGCAACTCCGACTCCTTTCCACCTTGGAGGTTAGGTTCCTGAAAAGCCGTTGTGTGAAAACATGAGATTGCACGTTATCTTAGGAACAACAAGCTCAACACCTCTGGCAACATGCACGAGCTACCTGCGCTGTCTGTGGGGGAGGCATCTGCCTTGGCAGGGCCCAGCTGTAAGAGATTCCTCCTACATGCTCGAGGTAAAGGGATTTGGGAAACAGACTGTGTCTGAGGACCAGACACAGTAAGACTTAGAGCCCTAAAAGTCTGGAGCTGCAGGGACTAACTCTAAGGTGTCCTGATCTTTGAGTGGAGCCCCAAATCCAGCGGGGCACGCCTGATCTCCCTGAGCTATCTGATGGGAATAAGTCAGCTGCTGCCCATCTGTGTGCCAGGGCCTCAAGCCCTCTCTCCAGCTATCAATTTCACGATCGGTTGAGTACGGGGTGTTGCCAAGAGAAGCCCTCTCTTCGCCCACATTCCCACCACCTTCCTTGTAGCTCTAGTGTGGCTCATATGGCTATGCTGTGAGTCAGACCAGGCTGACTACTGAAAGCGAAGCCAACAACCTAAAATGTTCTCCGTGTGAGGCAGACTCAAAGCATGAGCCCAGCAGGGACGTGCCTGCTGCTCTGCTTAGTTTCTGGGTCACACTTGCAGCGCTGAGGGCGAAGTGAGGTACCTCTCTGCCCAGGCTTTTAGCCAGGGAGGCCTTCAAGTCAAGGAAGTTTAAGCAGCAGCTGAGGTGTATATTCTGGACCACAGAATTGGACACAGGCGCCCAAGAGTCTTCTTTGGGTCTGCTCCAGAGCCCAGGTCTACAATCAAGGGCTCCGCTCTAAACACACCAGCACCTACCTGTGGCTTATAACTAATTTAGGTCAGCGCAAACGACAACACTATGGAAATCCCTGTGCTTCCCACGTGCAATCATGCTCAGTTACTCAACCACTTACACTGCATCATGCAACAGCTTTAACTGATAAACTGTTTGGGGCGGATGCTACCTCTTAGCATCTGTGCTGGAAAAGAATCCAGCACTCTTGAGTTCATCATAGAGAATGATTTTGTAATTTAAATAGACAATCAATGATTTTTCTGCTTCATGGGATCAACACTAAATGCATTAACGTCCAGGATTTCGTAACAGGTAGGAGGCAATCAGCCAGACGCTATATTCTACAAATTTGTCTACTCTGAAAGTCCATAAAAGTTATTACTTTTTTTGGACTGGAACAACCatttgaattaaatttaaaacacCTCAGAAATGTTTAGAACAGTAAAAAGAACATCATATTTACATCTGGAATGGACACTAATCAGCTTCAATTAAGGATCAGCTTCTTACcctgaaaggaaagcaaaggagtaGGCACTGGTCTTGGAAACAAAAGCTGACCGATGCGTTTGTTTGCCCTGGAATGGTTCTTCGTTCTCTGAATCCGAGAGACGTTCAGGAAACTGAAGTCAATCAAGGAAGAGTTAGCTGACACGTACAACAAAAAGAATCACTTGGAAAATAAAGCTCTTTCTTGCAAAAATAGGCAATTTTCCAAAAGCCCCTGTAGTAATTACATCTAGAGGACATAAAATGAGAACGAGATCTGCCAGCAGGTGAAACGGTCATGCAGTTCCCTTCACTGAAGCTGTAAGAACTCAGAAGCTGGCCCCAAATTcctaaataatgcaaaaataaacacacagcTCATATGTGTAGCTCAATGAAGAAAGAGAATTTAACGAGCAAATACTGGATGGGCAGGAAACTAGAGAAAATCCTACAACAGAAGTACTACAGGACATAGTTCAGTGCCCACATAATCCTCCATCAGCCATTAATTTTTAAGAGCATTTTGGGCAGGAAACTAGAGAAAATCCTACAACAGAAGTACTACAGGACATAGTTCAGTGCCCACATAATCCTCCATCAGCCATTAATTTTTAAGAGCATTTCCTGTGAAGTCTCACAACTGGAAGGAGAGAGGCGAAACTCAGCATGAAGAATCTGTTTGACTATAACTGCACTGTAGAAGATTCATGGAGATATGTTCACAGAAATGCATGTGTGCCTGAAGAACAAGAATACCCACGGCAGAGCAGTTACTTCTACAGATGTTACCAATATGTTTGGAAGGGCTGCAGCTTCTTTGGTAACGAGTAAAGTGGGTTTCGGTCACCCCAGAACATGGGTGATAAAGCCCACACTCCTCACTCTCCTGTATTTCCCCTCTGCGGTCTCTCAGGACCTAGTTGTGTGGGACAGCAATGATCTGAGCTATCCACCCAGACAGACGTTCATGGTGCTTGTCTTGTCATTTCCATTCAAATGGAACCGGTCTGCTCTGTGCACTGCGGCTGTTCAGGAGCGGACTGACAAGCGGGGACAGTCAGCACAAGACAGCTGGTGAAGCTGCTGCCCCTGGTTGTTTGCTTATATCCTTTAGACGTCTGTGCAACACTCTCTAGTTCCTAAGGAGTCCAGCTGCATAGGGCTCAGAGGGGAGACAAACCTCTAGAAGAACATTTGTAGTCATAAACCTTCTTAGAAGATAGTACTCATTAGCACGGATCTTTATAACCTATTAGCTCATATCCTCCAAGGGCTACTAGGAAGTCAATCAAATAATCCTGGAAAGCTCCCTTTGTCAATGGAGGAAAGCTCCCAGTTTCAAACAGGCAGGAACAGGAGATCCTCAGGTAGTAAAGGTCTCAGAAAAGGTAGTTCTTGTTCCATGACTGAACCTTAGCAGTATTTCACCTACCAGTCTGTGTCTGTGATGTAGACACGAAAGAGAAATACAAGC from Struthio camelus isolate bStrCam1 chromosome 1, bStrCam1.hap1, whole genome shotgun sequence carries:
- the RNF169 gene encoding E3 ubiquitin-protein ligase RNF169, with protein sequence MAAAGPGSRAAVAARRGRRRRGRAVAVAVAAAEEEEEDEVALAVAECPVCRQALVEAVTPPCRHSLCLACFQRCLQGPGLCCPLCRSRLSTWARRQQARAEPAATTAAGGGGEQRPPDQDFIFRAPIKLSKPGELREEYESQLRKLREEKLQEEKTSEDLIHKLILDDMEGGKRKMEEQQKKDESLVLKVNQECFPERLSDSENEEPFQGKQTHRSAFVSKTSAYSFAFLSGNLTSKVERSRSCNDTIQERSKSRQRSAPASKTKVPPLTSASTPLVGVLSSTQNNRCLSAPDLTAEKRLVLNPVSSFSALHKPERSISPESNDSISEELNHFKPIVCSPCTPPKRLPDGRVLSPLIIKSTPRNLNRSLQKPTTYEASPRILKKWEQIFQERQIKKTLSKATLTSLASEPGEDVIVPDITNSSSCNKEQLQIQDDHIPPDTTGDPRPELDFFPSISEMKSGRGSEKNRDSQALTTDDSSAEPDARSNGTSLNTRVSEVPDIKVNAYMDKSCLSIGPKMLSRRIIGVNASLPDNSTLGVPVKTSGKKQLKYLNNSELINVQNSTCNSVENIIGEQPPSLRRGRKRRCKTKHLEHNGSVKRLRHAAGEMGLPPDDRLVREMEQKLQQEEEDRRLALHLQRIFDSENRTVDRRKVRVDRYLLRSKSTLGAK